The following are encoded in a window of Microcaecilia unicolor chromosome 14, aMicUni1.1, whole genome shotgun sequence genomic DNA:
- the LOC115457684 gene encoding alpha-2-macroglobulin-like protein 1, protein MWIEFYLCCFLLLQRSAGQSQNLYYLVTMPAEIHYPSKETVCAHIKGIPKSARLTVILQSVSRDDVLIDQSVVGPDFSTCTDFQVPPPYDGSKEVARVQVTIEDPVTDTLILDSKKVLMKRVMNRALIVTDKPSYNPGDTVKIQTAIFDRNFLPSNDKVPVVDIQDPNIHHIAQWWNLTPQQGIIALKFDLSPDAVLGTYTINLEHLETRTTFVVEKTVLQKFEVLILSFPSVVTLKDTSFELKVCGRYTYVKPTQGHIDMTVCRRAKHFSWSTEGRVQDICVDFSGQTDSFGCLSWSLNTSNFQPSTYGYQMTFDVVASLVEEGTDVKVKTTSSFPLSSTIAVVTFDNTDTYYKTSVPFKVKMRLASADGTPMKGESLFLVIEVNSKKTELTSVTDGSGSAYFTVDTFSWDGNTVYLKGIYKKEKPVAEPGYMASYYKDAIMTVTPFHSLLNTLMNIHPPDDTLSCGLNHELEVDYIVRGSDLAGGDQHLLLHYLVLGRGRIVQNGQKLLNVSRTSVLRGSFGITVPINADIAPLARILIFMILPSGKVSADSSQFKVSKCFNNKVSLEFSEFECLPSSSVSLWLNAEPGSLCAVRVLDKSILLERPAAELTNSSIYRLLPVLNQVGYPDSVMEVDPPCQRPRPWYQKRSLPEQLLEVSGHPVRKRSIGIPFSNQNQRDVFSIFQNIALKIITNTEVKKAPECHYYYPPVASQTRDDDELGATLDLDETSTLYTEDANVRMKSQLESIRSYFPKTWVWDLIPIDSSGTASMSLTVPDTITDWEASMFCMADAGFGLSAPARLRTFKSFFMEMRLPYSLIRGESSSINAILFNYMPHEIQVRVTMKRREGFEMKPCRNCTYTSCLRAQESKIFSWNVTATALGVMTFQVTAEALDKGEICDGERPAVSEDVGTDTVVKEVLVQAEGVLVELSHSSLLCAEGNLSTEVIPIDLPKEVIPGSATAQFSIIGDMMGNALQNMNNHLAMPYGSGKETMSKLAPNIFIVQYLESSGQLTEPIKRKAVQFLEQGYERILNYRRSDGSFSPFGERDPEGNMWLTALVVKSLYATKSYIQVDEHYIREAAAWIEDNQLPSGAFRMKGRLFKSLIKERAYTNDDESIALASFVIISLLECDWQPEDPMLEKGLQYLRNAVPAVENPCLLAMMAYGFTLSGKRDEGNRALLLRKLYKQAVEQDGQVYWNLKSKQGGKSQFWSQPDSSEVEVASYALLAHLSKADPSREEIAKASQIAAWIPRQQNAQGGFATMQDTVVALQAMASYTKLLDSGTKGTNVTVTSPTGFQHDFTVNNSTRLLLQEVWLPDVPGEYRAQAQGNGCVYSQTTVRYHIPPPKSNLIFALSVEVKPWNCSVSIPMQLNLTIHVRYTGPWPASNVALIIIKMLSGYSANLDSVKMIEKNPLVKKTEVTFNEVIVYMDQLTSKNQTLTFSMKQDIPVRNQQPEFVKVYDYYKPDDNAVVKYNSPCPSR, encoded by the exons ATGTGGATTGAGTTTTATTTGTGTTGTTTTCTGCTCTTGCAAAGATCAGCGGGACAGTCTCAAAACCT GTACTATCTGGTAACGATGCCAGCAGAAATCCACTACCCCTCTAAGGAGACTGTCTGTGCCCACATCAAGGGCATTCCCAAATCCGCACGGCTCACGGTGATCTTGCAGTCGGTAAGCAGGGATGACGTCCTGATAGACCAGAGCGTCGTCGGACCGGACTTCTCCACGTGTACGGACTTCCAG GTTCCGCCTCCGTATGATGGATCAAAAGAAGTGGCCAGGGTCCAGGTTACCATCGAGGACCCTGTAACTGATACGTTGATTCTTGACAGCAAGAAGGTACTAATGAAACGGGTGATGAACAGAGCACTGATCGTGACGGACAAGCCTTCGTACAACCCAGGAGACACAG TTAAAATCCAAACTGCCATTTTCGACAGAAACTTCCTCCCCAGCAATGATAAG GTGCCTGTGGTGGACATCCAG GACCCAAACATTCACCACATTGCTCAGTGGTGGAACCTGACCCCGCAGCAGGGCATCATAGCCCTGAAGTTTGACCTCTCCCCAGATGCAGTTCTGGGGACCTACACCATCAACCTGGAACATCTGGAGACTAGAACAACCTTCGTTGTGGAGAAGACTG TGCTGCAGAAATTTGAGGTTCTCATCCTGTCATTTCCCTCTGTTGTCACTCTGAAGGACACATCCTTTGAGTTGAAGGTCTGTGGAAG GTACACCTATGTGAAGCCCACACAAGGTCACATTGACATGACAGTGTGCCGACGAGCCAAGCATTTCTCCTGGTCCACGGAGGGCAGGGTGCAAGACATCTGTGTGGATTTCAGTGGCCAG ACCGACAGCTTTGGCTGCCTTTCCTGGTCGTTAAACACCTCGAACTTTCAGCCGAGCACGTACGGTTACCAGATGACGTTTGACGTGGTGGCctcactggtggaagaaggaacAG ATGTGAAGGTCAAAACAACTAGCAGCTTCCCATTATCCTCTACCATTGCCGTGGTGACATTTGACAATACTGATACCTACTACAAAACCTCTGTGCCCTTTAAAGTAAAG ATGAGGTTAGCCAGTGCCGATGGCACCCctatgaaaggagaaagtctatTCCTGGTCATTGAGGTGAACAGTAAAAAGACCGAACTCACATCTGTCACCGATGGCTCCGGCTCTGCATATTTTACTGTGGATACCTTCTCTTGGGATGGAAATACTGTGTATCTAAAG ggtatATATAAGAAGGAGAAGCCAGTGGCTGAACCGGGATATATGGCTTCTTATTACAAGGATGCTATAATGACCGTGACCCCTTTCCATTCACTGCTCAACACTCTCATGAATATCCATCCACCTGACGACACGCTGTCCTGCGGCCTGAACCATGAGCTGGAAGTGGACTACATTGTGCGGGGCAGTGACCTGGCAGGAGGGGATCAACATCTCTTATTACACTATTTG GTTTTAGGCAGAGGGAGAATTGTTCAGAACGGACAGAAGTTGCTGAACGTCAGCAGAACCTCTG TGCTGAGAGGGTCCTTTGGGATCACAGTTCCCATAAATGCTGACATAGCGCCTCTTGCCAGGATACTAATATTCATGATCTTACCCAGTGGCAAAGTTTCAGCTGACAGCTCCCAGTTCAAGGTATCCAAGTGCTTCAATAACAAG GTAAGCTTGGAGTTTTCAGAGTTTGAATGTCTCCCTTCGTCCAGTGTCAGTCTCTGGCTGAATGCGGAGCCAGGCTCACTCTGCGCAGTCCGTGTCCTGGATAAGAGTATCCTGCTTGAAAGACCAGCGGCTGAACTAACCAACAGCAGC ATATATAGGTTGCTTCCTGTCTTGAATCAGGTGGGTTACCCAGACAGTGTCATGGAGGTGGATCCTCCATGCCAGAGACCAAGGCCATGGTACCAGAAAAGATCACTCCCCGAACAGCTGCTAGAAGTTTCCGGTCACCCAGTGAGGAAGCGTTCCATTGGCATTCCATTCAGCAACCAAAACCAACGTGATGTCTTCAGCATTTTTCAG AACATAGCTTTAAAAATAATAACCAAtactgaggtgaagaaagctcCAGAATGTCATTACTATTACCCTCCCGTGGCTTCCCAGACTAGAGATGATGATGAGCTCGGGGCTACGCTAG ATCTGGATGAGACATCTACACTGTACACAGAAGACGCAAATGTCCGCATGAAGTCACAGCTCGAGAGTATCCGTTCGTATTTCCCCAAAACCTGGGTCTGGGATCTGATACCCATAGA CTCTTCTGGAACCGCAAGCATGTCACTCACAGTCCCTGACACCATCACAGACTGGGAGGCTTCCATGTTCTGCATGGCAGATGCTGGCTTCGGGCTCTCAGCACCAGCGAGACTAAGAACCTTTAAATCTTTTTTCATGGAAATGAGACTGCCATATTCATTGATCAGAGGAGAAAGCAGCTCCATAAATGCCATTCTGTTCAATTACATGCCCCACGAAATCCAG GTGCGAGTTACCATGAAGAGAAGGGAGGGTTTTGAGATGAAGCCCTGCAGGAACTGCACCTACACCAGCTGCTTGAGGGCCCAGGAGTCAAAAATCTTCTCCTGGAACGTGACTGCTACAGCCCTAG GTGTGATGACATTTCAGGTGACAGCTGAAGCACTGGACAAAGGAGAGATCTGCGATGGAGAGAGACCAGCAGTTTCAGAAGATGTTGGCACGGACACAGTGGTAAAAGAAGTCCTTGTACAG GCTGAGGGCGTTCTGGTGGAGCTTTCTCATAGCAGCCTGCTTTGTGCTGAAG GAAATTTATCTACAGAAGTCATCCCAATAGATCTTCCTAAGGAGGTGATACCAGGATCAGCCACAGCCCAGTTCTCTATCATAG GGGATATGATGGGAAATGCCCTGCAGAACATGAATAACCATTTAGCAATGCCCTATGGCTCTGGAAAGGAGACGATGTCTAAGCTGGCTCCTAATATCTTTATTGTGCAGTACTTGGAAAGTTCTGGACAACTGACAGAGCCAATTAAGAGAAAGGCTGTGCAGTTTCTGGAGCAAG GTTATGAACGCATTCTAAACTATAGGCGCTCGGATGGCTCCTTCAGTCCCTTTGGTGAGAGAGATCCAGAAGGAAACATGTG GTTGACAGCATTAGTGGTAAAGTCCCTGTATGCAACTAAATCTTATATCCAGGTGGATGAACATTACATCAGAGAAGCTGCAGCTTGGATCGAGGACAACCAGTTGCCCAGTGGCGCTTTCCGCATGAAAGGCCGACTCTTCAAGAGTTTGATAAAG GAGAGAGCTTACACTAACGATGATGAGAGCATCGCCCTTGCTTCTTTCGTCATCATATCACTGCTAGAATGTGATTGGCAGCCTGAG GACCCAATGCTGGAGAAGGGTCTGCAGTACCTGAGAAATGCCGTCCCGGCTGTGGAGAACCCCTGCCTCCTGGCAATGATGGCCTATGGCTTTACCCTGTCTGGAAAGAGGGATGAGGGCAACAGGGCACTGTTACTGAGAAAATTATACAAGCAGGCTGTCGAACAAG ATGGCCAGGTGTACTGGAACCTGAAATCCAAACAGGGAGGCAAATCCCAGTTCTGGTCGCAGCCGGACTCCTCTGAGGTGGAGGTGGCCTCCTACGCCCTGCTGGCCCACCTGTCTAAGGCAGACCCATCAAGGGAGGAGATAGCGAAGGCATCTCAGATTGCTGCTTGGATTCCCCGGCAACAGAATGCTCAGGGCGGTTTTGCCACAATGCAG GACACTGTGGTGGCTCTTCAGGCCATGGCATCCTATACCAAACTCCTAGACTCAGGCACAAAAGGGACAAATGTGACAGTAACCTCACCAACCGGCTTCCAACATGATTTCACTGTGAATAACAGCACCCGGCTACTGCTACAGGAGGTATGGCTCCCGGATGTCCCCGGGGAGTACAGAGCACAAGCCCAGGGAAATGGGTGTGTCTATTCGCAG ACAACTGTGCGGTACCacatccctccccccaaaagtaaTCTGATCTTTGCTCTCAGTGTGGAGGTAAAACCCTGGAACTGCTCAGTTTCCATCCCTATGCAGTTGAATCTCACTATTCATGTCAG ATACACTGGGCCTTGGCCTGCCTCCAACGTGGCCCTGATCATAATAAAGATGTTATCTGGCTATTCCGCCAACCTGGACTCTGTGAAAATG ATAGAAAAGAATCCCTTGGTGAAGAAAACTGAAGTTACTTTTAATGAAGTCATCGTGTACATGGATCAG TTGACCTCGAAGAACCAGACTTTAACATTCTCCATGAAACAGGATATCCCAGTGAGGAACCAGCAGCCAGAATTTGTGAAAGTTTATGACTACTATAAGCCAG